TAGCAGTTAGGGTGGAAGTTCCGACCACATCTGTAGGCCGCTTGTGAGAGGGAGATGTTCGTCGCTGGTGAGCTTGAGGGTCTTTGCAGCCCCATCTACTCgtttgttttttactttataaagatctttttttaagttttagagCCTTGAAGTTATCTTGCTTGTCTAACCAAAGGTTCTGTGTTTCATAAGTTGAAACAAATACCATATTCCACCCAAGACAAGAAGGCTCTGACTTACCAATCTGTGTGAACTCGGTTGCAGCTTGCGTGGGTTCTGTACTGTGACCTCATTTGCCTCGACTATGACGGAAACATTCTGGATGCTTGTACATTTGCTTTGTTAGCAGCTTTAAAAAATGGTAAGCAACCTTACTTAATAAAGGGCAATATTCCTATTATGTGTCAGAATGTTCTGTTAAACTTTCTcaacaaactttttaaaaggttTGGTTAAGATTTAGCTGTCATGTGTTTCtgcattaaagaaaaacaatatttgtATCCATTCTATTTACCGTAATTGTTCTAagataatttctaaaaaaaaagcaCTGTGGGACAAGTTACAGGGAACAATGAATTAGAAAACAGCCATATTTGCTATTTATATTAAAGTGAGACTTAGTTTACCTATTTGCCTTTTTCTAGTACAGTTGCCTGAAGTTACCATAAACGAAGAAACTGCTTTAGCAGAAGTTaacttaaagaagaaaagttatttaaatattagaaGTCACCCAGTCGCaacttcctttgctgtgtttGATGAGTAAGTTAATCAGACTCtaataaaaaattctgtttaaGGTAACGGTCTGTTAAATCGGTTTGCTGGCTTTTCCGCGCTGCCTCAGGTGCCCGTCGTTCGCCGGGGACAGCTCGGTTTAGGCGTGTTGTCCCTCCAGTTATTAGCTGACCCTCTGCACTTTGAGAAGCATCTTGACTCAGACCTTGCTTTGCTTACACCTGTGTGATGTTGATTTTCAGTCACTTCATGAAAGGTTTCCCCCAGGCTGTCTTCAGTACTGGCAAAGGGTCTTGACATATTCATAAACTGAGGGCCAAGATTCTTCCAAGTATAGTAGAATTTTTAGGTTGCTATGAACTCTTTTGATTTCATAACAGTTCCATTATATAGTTCTTGTATTAACATCAGACCCTAAGCCAAAACGCAGGTAGTACATTTAATATTCCTCTAAAATGAAATTCGTTCCATGGGTTGATTCACTTCTTAAATCTTTCTGTTGGCAGCACTCTGCTTATCGTCGACCCTACTGGCGAGGAGGAACACCTGGCAACTGGAACCCTAACGGTCGCGATGGACGAGGCAGGCAAGCTGTGCTGTCTTCACAAACCAGGCATGTCCTTCCCACGTTAGTCCCAGACATGCAGATGAGACCTCCCTGTGAGCTGCTTCACATGAGCGAGGGCCAGAGACTGGGTTCTTTTATTGGTAACCTAATGACTACAAGTTTGCCCCAGTTTTGTTCGCTCAGATTCTGTACATTTCTGTATTGCGTACCAGTGGTCTTGTTAGAACACCAACAGCCAGTCTGGGACCACCCCACTGGTTTATCCTAttcagcttttttgttttgtaactTGACATGACATTCAGCTCACaagtaaaataacaaatactAAGATTGTTGGCACGATAATTTTTCAGGTGGAAGTGGGCTGAGTGGAGCTAAACTTCAGGACTGTATGAGCCGAGCAGTtacaagacacaaagaagtaaaaaaactgATGGATGAAGTAATTAAGAGTATAAAACCCAAATAAACCACCACATTTTCAAAACAGACTTGTAAAAACTGTATTTGTTACACTGTGCACAAACCTTTTATACTAAATAAATATCAAACTACGTTCTTCTGAGAGATGTTTCTAGTATTTCTTAGGTCACTTCCATTTGTATTATCTACAgtgaaaccatttttaaaaagcaacgaCTTAGGCAAACCAACCCAAATGGTTCATTAAACCattcccatttttatttaaaaatcatagggTTGTGCTTCTGTATAAAGTTTGTACATCTAGCAATATAAAATactgacacattaaaaaaaaacaaaaatgaagtagAAACTCAGAATCTTTTTGATTCAATGctcttatgaaaagaaaaaaaaataacgcAAGACTCAGAATTTCGGAGTGGTCGGTGTGCCtctcttcattttactttttgacTGGCTGCCTGTGTGCCGCCGCCGCCGTAGCCGAGCTGTTTGCGCTGCTGCCATAGCCATTCGATGCTGCAAGAATCGCAACTGCTGCAAAAGGGGGGGGAAACTCAGGTTAGATGTGGGCAGTGCGGAGGGGCCTTTCCTGAGTGACGGAAACACCACGACCGAAAGGGAGGAGGCGCCAAGGTAGCGAGGGGACTGTCCACAGACAGCGCACAAGCAGCACCAGTGGCACGGCCTGCGCAAGGCTCCAAATGGTTCTCGGTGAACTTGCGGAGCGTGTTACTTTGCCCCGCTAGTCTGCATTGCAGCGACTCAGCAGCTTCAGCTCCCATTCTGTACGATGGTTCATGACAATGTAAAACCACCCTGCCTACTAGAGACAGTCAGTGTAATATGCTGGCTTCCTAAAGTAATGGAATGAATGGAATGACCTTTGTTTCTAAAACAGGTATGACATTTACTAATAGGAACGCTGTATACTTGCCTTTTTCTGCAGTACAATATTAGGAAGGTAACTACTGGCACAATGTCTCTATTTCGAAATATACTGGAAACTACAAAAAATGTAAGTCAACGTGCCACCAGCACCTCACGGAAGATTTTAAATTAGGCAAAGTATGGCTTAGATGTACAAAATATGTTCAGTGCTCCAAGCTGACTGGCTAAAATGTCAGGCTTTTGAGTAAAATTTAGCAATTACTTTATAGTCTTGCAAGACAGCAAAATAAAAGTATGTCGAGGTACTTCTGGAGCAGAGTATCTCTGCAATGTGACAGTGGGGGTGCTGGATTACTTGGATCTGTTGATGCTGCTGTTGGAAGGCAGAGGAGAGCTGGAATCTCTGCGGAGGAAGGCTTTGCTCAGGTCTGTTCTCGGCAGAGCCAAGCTGAGACAACACTacagagaggagaaggggaaaGCAGGCCAGTCATAAAGCTGGAAGACTACCAGGGTTAGAAAGGACAACACAGAAAGTGAAACAGGAGCTTTCGGTGTGATTATAAAGTATCGAGTCACGGACGTTTCAGAGCAGGTTTAGTTGCACCATTATTAGAGAACCCCCTGGGCACGATGGAGGGAGTGCCTGTGCGCCGGGGCACCAAACGGGAGCCCTCCCTTGCAGCTCAATGCAATTCGATGCTGCTGCTATTGTGTTGAGGAGGCTTTCttggaaaatgtaaaacacagtACTTGTTTTAAAGTAAAACCCATCAAGTAGGAAGACCAGCTGAGAAGAAATCCAGTCTACCAGAAGAACAGATTGAGACAACACTGCTGGCAAGAAAGGAGGTGAACAGAGACTGTGCACTATGCCTTTTGGAGCTGAGCGGGACCACAGTAGTCAGTTCAACCCTCTCACTGCGCAGATGAGGAAATTTGAGGCCTAGATGGTTTAAGTGAATCAAAAGTAATTAATGGCAGGTCTGGAGCTCGGAACATTCTTAAGGTTTTTTCAGCCTAGAGATCATTTGACTAAATTATACTCCTGCTATTTAGGAAATTTGCTATTTGTGTGGTAAAGGTTTATAATCATAAACTCCATTTGAAAATTAGCCAGCTGTAAAATAGTATTGGAGCTAAACTTTAAAAGTCAGTCTTTGCTTATTCTAAATTCAGACCCTGGGAGTTGGGTAGGCCTCTCAGCATCGCGGTAATAAGCCCTGTGGTAATTCCAGCGTTGACAATACATTTAACTCATCAATCCTCAAACCCTACCAAGGCTTGCTTGTACATGCGGCTTACTGGTTTTAATTAAGTGGAAAGTCACAATTACTATCTTCAATTAACAAGATAATCTTCACCGAAGGTAAATCTGGTTCACCATTTACTGCTATAAGTGGTGAGCTGTCATTtagtataatttcattttttacaaatgATAAAAGCGGCTTACAGAAGTCATGCGACTGCCATTAAGTCTTACTTCATGTAATTACAAACTACCAGAATGTGACAAAAGATCATGCAATTTAGAAATATGCAGTCTCAATaacccaggaaaactgaaaagTTAACAGCTTTGGTAGCATCCTGTTAAGTTGGATAGCTGTATAAAATTTTGCCAACAAACTGTAACATGATGAAAACACAACTGCTGTTATATATTATGTAGGTCAAAGCACTTTTAATCATTAATGAAAAGAATTTCAGAGGGTCATCAATCAATAGCTCACACACAAAATATAACTATTTCTCCCATGTTAGTACttgcaagaaaaggaaaagaataaaaatcatgagaTCACAAATAGATTAGATGCTTTTAGTAAATCCAACATATGAAGTTCTGATGATACGAACCAGCTGCCTGTGACTGCATGAAACTCCCTACTCCAGCAAGGTTAATAACAGCAGCATGCTGAGCAGACAGAGCCTGTTCTTGACTGGTTGGACCTTGTTCAGAACcctgaataaaaaacaaatacatgacTTGTACAGAATCAACTTTGAATTTGTGAAAAGAAACGAGTATTTTTTCCTTCAAGCAAGCCAAAGTACCAGCATTAGGTGTGATCTCCTGCAAAGACTACCATAAGGAAAATACGTCAACGACATTCAGAATTAGCAAGAATAAATTTATGGTATTttgaaagcaagaaaataaaactggattttTCAGAACTGATTCTGGGTCTGCATAAAACTTCCTACTCCAGCAAGGTTAGTAACAGCAGTACGGAGTTTCCTCAGAATATCGAAAACCCTACTCCTGGGTATTTGtcgaaaaatgaaaacagaagagcTACTGGTACCCCCAGGTTCAGAGCGGCTTATTCACAACAGTCAAacgatggaagcaacccaagtgtccgtcagcagatgaacagataaaaacaaGACGTAGCAGATACATACAGTGTGAATATGCAGCTTGAAAAAGCAGGAAATTCTGCCACATGTCACACCACGGATGAACTAAGTGAAAATAAGCCAGTCCAAAGACGACTTCACTCACACAAGGCGCCTGGAGTGGTCAGACTCAGAGCAAGCACGACAGAGGCTGCCCGGGACAGGCAGAGTTTAATGGGTGCAGCTGCGGTGTTTCAAGACGAAAGTTCTGGAGATCATTGCCTAACAATATGAGTGATACTTAATGCTACTACAggacacacttaaaaatggttaagacggCAAATtccatgttatgtgtattttaccacaatatttaaaaaggataaagaaaggtGCACAAGAATTTGTATCCAACTAAGTAATCCTTCATGTGTTAAGAATAAGGAACAATAGTCTTGAATGTTTCCTTCCCAGGAAATCTAGACGAGGAGCTTTATCCAACCAAGACTGTCTGACTGGGGAATGTGGCAGAAACACTGACATGAGCTCAGAgaaactgggggggggggggggggggggggggggaggatccaggaatcattattttttagtttcccaGATGATTTCAAAGTATAGCAAAGGTTCAGAGAAACTTGAGTCCCTCCTACTTTAATTTCCTGAAGTTCTTCCTCAGTTTCACTCTGGTAATCCACGTGCATCTGTTTGTCTATCTTCCCTGTGCACCAGCTTCACACTGAGGACTCTCTAGTGCAGACAAAGGACCACAGACAGAGGGATGGTGACTGAGTAGGAAATACATGGGATACGGGGGCAgaaagatctgggtttgaatctccgCTCTGCCACTCACTGTCTGTCCGAGAGCAAGTCATTCACCTGAATCTATGTCGTACTATGCAAGACGGGAATGACGTCACCTAGTGAGTATGGCTCCTCTGCGAGAGAGGCACCCGATAACTGAGAGCTACTACTGTCAATGAAGAAAAGCAGGATCGGAAATGTTTgttaaaaacaaactaaataaaAGCACTTGACATACATAAGCAGTGATTACAACTGTACCACACAAAGCACAGAGAGGACCAGGCAGCCTACCTGCTCCCCGGGCTGCTGAGGCTGTGGCGCGAACTGAGAGACCTGCTGCTGCAGGGGGTTAAAGATAAGGGACCCACCTGGAAGCTAAAAAGAATTTAGACACGAATTATTGAATAGCCAGTTCCACGTTCTTTACATTTCTGTAGTCCACAGGTATTTTGGGAGCATTCACTACGTGTTAGGGATTCTTCTGGGGGTTGAGGAAATGGggaacaaaaaacagaacaaaggtcctgcccttaaaaaaaaaggtttgaaaaCAAGTTTTAAGTGCTATGACTTTGGGCTCTCAAATGTTAGAAATCTGAAATGTATATCCTTCCGCTTCAAGTTAAATGTTACCTATCCAAATACACATACTGCTTTAATGCATAGATACGAAACAGCATTAAATGCATTAGTAAGTGTAAACAAGAAGCCAGTGATAATCAGCAGGATGTATATTAAGAAAGTCATCTCCCCAAATTTTTTCTGGTTTTGCCAAAAcccagaaatgcagattcttatgTAATACAGTAAGGAATTccaaagtggaaaagaaaatgcattcaTGTCCATATTTAGTTTGGAAACATGACTTGCTCTGTCATTCTGAatctaaattaaatttttaaagatgatgAAACAAAACTTTTAAAGCATTCAGAAAACtctacattaaaaattaaaactgtgcTTTCTACAAGTGTCAGGAAACCAATGGTTTTCCCACTTCAATCTATAGGGGTTTAAGTTAGTCGTCTCCCGATAACCAGTTTCAGTTGCCTGTGGTCCCCTGGTGCTCGTTTCTCCTACCACACCAGCCTAACACTGCATCACAGTGTCTAGGCCATCCGCCTCACTTCCTCGCGTGACACAGACACGTTCTCAACTCACATCATCTCAAAGGGTGAGTGCACATTTTCAGAGAGACCACATTAATGTAACTTTTATTAACAGGACATTGTtagaattgttctattttataatcgctgttaatattttactgtgcctaatttacaaattaaacttcatcataggtatgtatacacaggaaaaaaaaccatGATATTGTCTGTGGTTTAAGGCATCCACTGGGTTTCCTGGCATATATCCCCTGCAGGTAAATGGGAACTGCTGGATAAGCACTTTGAAATTCTTAAGAGAAAGTCTAAGCAAATACCAACTGCAGAAGTCTGAGGCCTACATAGTCAAAAtaagtatccttggttcaaaaaTCTCTATACCCTGCACAGCTCAAAAAATTTGGACACAGCACAGGTCAAATGCTCCTTCATCAAACAGataaaaatgtagtaaaatatagTTTACAAGGTGGCCTCATTCCTTATTATTAGTGCTATGAAGGAATTCCCCTCCTTTTAACACTGAGACTGATCCCTGaaagaaatcccaacagaaaggTTGGAGAAAGCCAAAAAGCTGGCTAAGTAAACCAATGTGATCTATGGTTTGTCCATATTACAAGTAGATAGCGCTGTACTTACATTCTGAGAATACTGACACTGTTTATATCCTGTATCTTTTTTTTGcatcttattttttaagttttgactctaaatttattttccaataatCTGTAATTCTGCTACTTTTTGTCCAGATTTTATTTATGTCTACCTTTCCTAAAAGTTCCCTGTAGATAATTCCATTTTCCAACCACTAGCTTAATACTGTACTCCATCCTTAAAAAGGCCTAGCATATAACACCCAAAATATTTCAAGTTCACATGTATTGAATTCTCAATTTTCAATCTCTTCATATAATGACAATGGTTAACATGTATAAGGAAGGCCCTATTACCTATTATTATACATAAACTGTAATCTGAACATCTGTTGAACGACTATGAGATGCCTGGCACTGTACTAAGAAATCAGATTCTCCTAGGAAAAGAACACATCTGTATTTAAAGAATCTCTATTCAAGCCCAAATCGGGTGTAGGCAAATAATAATACACGTGTGTTCGGAGAGGAAGTATTTTCTACATGTATCCACTGCAGCTACTGTGGGAAGTGCTCTCCCTGGTGGCCATCCGTTCTCTCCACTGCACCAGCTGACGCCTgaccggggggtggggggcgctggGGTCCATGCaaacgggctgcactgtgcaggaTACAGGTTTCCTTCTCCTTATCCGCTTCATCATGCAAAGGTCGTGGCAATAACCACACCCtacgaacagtctaaactcattaCTTCAAATGCTAGGATGTACAGATATACATGGTTAAGGAAATTCAAGTATAAAAACTTTACTCAAAAGCAGTGTTTCACATTTACCTGGAGTAGATTTAAGGGCCTGAGacttgaagaattttttaaaccaAATGGAACACCTGTTAAATGAAACTCATAGTTAAAACAGGGAAGTAAAAGTTTATTACACTCAAATAGTTTATACATTGTGCATGTAAATACAATGCTTTACATACTGTCTGCACAAATGTGCTTATTtgctatacttttaaaatatcttaacaaAACAATTTCATCAGTATTTATCAGTACTGAGATCTTATTCAAAGATGTGGAACACCAGATATACATTATATCCTGTATTTCAGAAACTGACACTCCTTGATCCCTATTTTGCCTCCTGGCTGGAGGAAGGAACCTGGAAGTACAGACACCACGAATGAACACAACTATTACTCCTGGGCAATGACATTTCAGTTACTGGCACCTATTCAAATTCCTCAGTGCTAAATAGTAAACAATAATACTCCTGCCTCTGAGAACCAGTGTGGTCTGTGCTAGTTTTTCAAGTAcaaatgttaatattaataatgGTAAATTAAAGAACATTATATTTTGTGTGTAAGAATCAAATTTGAAAGTCAGAAAACAATACTCTGCTAATTCTGAACTTATTCCCGCAAATCTGTGACGCAACATAGAGCATATGAAAAACCAGGAGCTGGCAAACTTTCTCAGTAAGCCTGGAGGCCACATAGAGCCTCTGTCGTGTAATTCTTCCTCTcgattgtctttttgttttaaacaaatctttaaaaatataaaatcatttccaGTTTGACAGTAGGCAGTAGTTTGCCGACCCTGGTCTTAAAGTCTGTGTATATTTTGCTCACTAACATATCAACTTGAGCACTAATTAAATAGGTATCTAGTCTTCTAAGCAGATAATTGTAACAAACAAGGGGCAGAAAATTCACAGTGATGGTACCAAAAGTCTTACATAAGAAACcaaaaatagcaaaatgaaactaaaatgttGTAATACTGATAATCCCCCTTCAGGAAAAATTCTCATGAAAAGAAATGACCTAACTCTCTTTAAAGGTGGCCGGCATACGCATAATGCTTTACAGCTGACCAAAGACACTTTTATATcactttcttatatttatttcttttaagtacCAATGGACGTGAGACCTATTTTTACTCCCATTTTAGCACAGATGAAACTGAGGCTAAGGGAGAAAAATTACATAACTCCTTTCAGGCCCCACAGTTAGCATCTGAAACCACATAAAACTGGTAGAGTTACATGTAAAGACAAACATCCTGAATTTCAACATTTGATTCCACTTCTGGGGCTTCTGACCTTAGGGGACACTTGTGCACACGAAAACAAGAACATCAGCTGGAGTCAGAAATCACAGCAATATGTTGACATGTTTAAATTACATCCCTTGGATTTAATTTCTCATCACTCACAAAGTTTTTGACCTATTTTGACTAAGTTTTCAGATTATGTCA
This genomic interval from Manis javanica isolate MJ-LG chromosome 1, MJ_LKY, whole genome shotgun sequence contains the following:
- the EXOSC8 gene encoding exosome complex component RRP43 isoform X1, whose product is MRAGAKMAAGFKTVEPLEYYRRFLKENCRPDGRELGEFRTTTVNIGSVSTADGSALVKLGNTTVICGIKAEFAAPPADAPDKGYVVPNVDLPPLCSSRFRSGPPGEEAQVASQFIADVIENSQVIQKEDLCISPGKLAWVLYCDLICLDYDGNILDACTFALLAALKNVQLPEVTINEETALAEVNLKKKSYLNIRSHPVATSFAVFDDTLLIVDPTGEEEHLATGTLTVAMDEAGKLCCLHKPGGSGLSGAKLQDCMSRAVTRHKEVKKLMDEVIKSIKPK
- the EXOSC8 gene encoding exosome complex component RRP43 isoform X2, whose translation is MAAGFKTVEPLEYYRRFLKENCRPDGRELGEFRTTTVNIGSVSTADGSALVKLGNTTVICGIKAEFAAPPADAPDKGYVVPNVDLPPLCSSRFRSGPPGEEAQVASQFIADVIENSQVIQKEDLCISPGKLAWVLYCDLICLDYDGNILDACTFALLAALKNVQLPEVTINEETALAEVNLKKKSYLNIRSHPVATSFAVFDDTLLIVDPTGEEEHLATGTLTVAMDEAGKLCCLHKPGGSGLSGAKLQDCMSRAVTRHKEVKKLMDEVIKSIKPK